Within the Pseudomonas putida genome, the region CCTTGGACGTGGTGGCGCCGCCGATCATCAACGGCAGCGCGAAGCCCTGGCGCTGCATTTCGCGGGCAACGTGAACCATCTCGTCCAGTGACGGCGTGATCAGGCCGGACAATCCGATGATGTCGCACTTCTCGTCGCGGGCGGTCTGCAGGATCTTCTCTGCCGGTACCATCACGCCGAGGTCGACGATGTCATAGCCGTTGCAGCCCAGGACCACGCCGACGATGTTCTTGCCGATGTCGTGCACGTCGCCCTTGACCGTCGCCATGAGAATCTTGCCCTTGGCTTCGGGCTTGTCACCTTTTTCGGCCTCGATGAACGGGATCAGGTGGGCCACGGCCTGCTTCATCACCCGCGCCGACTTGACCACCTGAGGCAGGAACATCTTGCCCGCACCGAACAGGTCGCCAACCACGTTCATGCCGCTCATCAGCGGCCCTTCGATGACTTCGATCGGGCGCGCACATTGCTGGCGGCACTCCTCGGTGTCTTCGACGATGTGTGCGGTGATGCCTTTGACCAGCGCATGTTCCAGGCGCTTGCCTACCGGCAGTGAGCGCCAGGCCTCGTTTTCGACTTCCTTGGTGGCACCCCCGCCTTTGTAATCATCGGCGATGGCCAGCAGCGCATCGGTACCTTCAGGCGTGCGGTTGAGCACCACGTCCTCGACCCGCTCGCGCAGCTCGGCCGGGATCTCGTCATAGATCTCCAGCTGGCCAGCGTTGACGATACCCATCGTCAGGCCGTTGCGGATGGCGTGGAACAGGAACACCGAGTGGATCGCCTCGCGCACCGGGTTGTTGCCGCGGAACGAGAACGACACGTTGGACACGCCGCCCGAGCTCAACGCATAGGGCAGGTGGTCACGAATGTAGGCGCAGGCCTCGATGAAATCCACGGCATAGTTGTTGTGCTCTTCGATGCCGGTAGCGACGGCGAAGATATTGGGGTCGAAAATGATGTCTTCCGGCGGGAAGCCGACTTCATTGACCAGGATGTCGTAGCTGCGCTGGCAGATTTCCTTCTTGCGGGCGGCGGTGTCGGCCTGGCCGACCTCGTCGAAGGCCATCACCACCACGGCCGCGCCGTAGCGTTTGCACAGGCGAGCGTGATGCTTGAACTGCTCGACGCCCTCTTTCATGGAGATCGAGTTGACGATGCCTTTGCCCTGAATGCATTTGAGGCCCGCTTCGATCACCTCCCATTTGGACGAGTCGATCATGATCGGCACGCGAGAGATGTCTGGCTCGCCTGCAATCATGTTGAGGAAACGGACCATGGCAGCCTGGGAGTCGAGCATCCCTTCGTCCATGTTGATGTCGATCACCTGAGCACCGGCCTCTACCTGCTGCAGGGCGACTTCCAGCGCTTCGGTGTAATTCTCTTCGCGGATCAGCCGGGCAAACTTGGCGGAGCCGGTGATGTTGGTGCGCTCACCGACGTTGACGAACAGCGACTGGCGATCGATGGTGAACGGCTCCAGGCCCGACAGCCGGCAGGCCTTGGCGATCTGCGGAATCTGGCGTGGTTTGTATTTGCCCACGGCCTCGGCGATGGCCTGGATGTGCCCGGGGGTGGTACCGCAGCAACCGCCGATGATGTTGAGGAACCCGCTGGCTGCGAACTCCTCGACTACCGCAGCCATCTCGGCCGGGGTTTCGTCGTACTCGCCGAAGGCGTTCGGCAGGCCGGCATTGGGGTGGGCAGACACGTGGGTGTCGGCTTTGGTCGACAGCTCTTCGAGGTAAGGGCGCAGGTCCTTCGCCCCCAGTGCGCAGTTCAGGCCAACGGAAATCGGCTTGGCATGGCGTACCGAGTTCCAGAACGCTTCGGTGGTCTGGCCGGACAGGGTGCGGCCCGAGGCATCGGTGATGGTGCCGGAGATCATGATCGGCAGTTCGATGCCGTCATCTTCGAACACCTGCTGCACGGCGAAGATCGCCGCCTTGGCGTTGAGCGTGTCGAAGATGGTCTCGATGAGGATCAGGTCGGCGCCACCCTCGATCAGGCCGCGGGTGGCCTCGATGTAGTTTTCCACCAGCTCGTCGAAGGTGACGTTGCGGTAGCCGGGGTCGTTGACGTCTGGGGAAATCGAGCAGGTGCGGCTGGTGGGGCCGAGCACGCCGGCAACGAAACGCGGTTTGTCGGGCGTTTCCAGGGTCTTGGCATCCGCCACCTGGCGGGCGATGCGCGCGCCCTCGACGTTCAGCTCGTAGACCAGCGACTCCATGCCGTAGTCGGCCTGGGAAATCTGCGTGGCGTTGAAGGTGTTGGTTTCCAGAATATCGGCGCCGGCGTCCAGGTACGCCTTCTCGATGGCAGCGATGACATCGGGGCGGCTGAGCAGCAGCAGGTCGTTGTTACCTTTTACATCGCTTGGCCAATCGGCGAAGCGCGTGCCACGATAGTCGTGTTCCTCGAGGCGGTAACTCTGGATCATAGTACCCATGCCGCCGTCGAGGATCAGGATGCGCTCATTGAGTGCGTGCTGGAGTGCTTGGAGACGAGCGCTGCGGTCGGACATAGGAACTACCTGGTCGGGCAAATATCAGAAGGTGCGGAATCATAACAAAGCTGCGCGGTTTTTAGGCGCACCGGCCATTCGCATGAATTTCGTTCATGTTGCGCCATGAAGCACCCAAGCTCGACCCGGCAAAAACGTGATGGCTTTTCTAGAACCCAGGACTTTCGGCACATGGTGCATCGTTTTCTTGTCGGCGCTCTCGCGCTGCTGCTCAGCAGTGTCGCGCTCGCACAAGCCCCCCAATCGAGCGCGGTAATTTCCTACACCCGGGATATTCAACCGATTTTCACCGAGAAGTGCGTGGCCTGCCATGCCTGTAACGACGCTGCTTGCCAGTTGAAGCTGGAGAGCCCGGAAGGGGCTGTGCGCGGTGCAACCAAGGTACCGGTGTACCAGGGTGAAAGGAGCAAGGCAGTCCCGACCACGCGGCTTTTCTACGACGCGCACAGCGAAGAGCAGTGGCGCAAGAAGGGCTTCTATTCGGTGCTCGACAGCCAGGGTAGCCAGGCTGCGTTGATGGCCCGCATGCTGGAGCTGGGGCACAAGGCCCCGCTTACCCCCAACGCCAAGCTGCCCGACGACATCGTCCTGGGGCTTGAGCGCAACAACATGTGCCCATTGCCCCATGAGTTCGATGCCTACGCCGGCGCCCACCCCAAAGAGGGTATGCCACTGGCTGTCACCGGCCTGACCGACAAGCAATACCAGACCCTGCAGGCGTGGCTGGCGGCAGGTGCGCCGGTCGAGTATCAGCCCATTCAACCCAGCGCGGCCGAGGCAAAACAGATCGCCGACTGGGAAGAACTGCTCAATCGACCAGGCTCTACCGAGGCCTTGGTGGGGCGCTGGCTGTACGAGCACCTGTTCCTGGCGCACATCCATTTCGTCGGTGGCGAGCAGGGCCACTTCTTCCAGTGGGTGCGTTCGCGCACGCCCAGCGGCCAGCCGGTCGACGTGATTGCCACGCGTCGCCCCAACGATCCGCCGGGCACCGACTTCTATTACCGGTTGATTCCGGTGCAGGGCGTGATCGTGCACAAGACCCACATCACTTACCCGATGGGGCCGCAAAAGCTCAAGCGCGTGAAGCAGCTGTTCTATGCCGGTGACTGGCACGCCAGTGCGCTGCCAGGCTATGGGCCGCGCCACCGCGCCAACCCGTTCGAGACCTTCGAGGCGATCCCGGCGGTGGCGCGCTACCAGTTCATGCTGGATAACGCCGAGTACTTCGTCCGCACCTTCATTCGAGGGCCGGTGTGCCGTGGGCAGATCGCTACCGATGTGATTCGCGATAACTTCTGGGCGCTGTTCCAGGAGCCGGCGCACGACCGCTACATTACCGATGCCGCGTACCGTGGCCAGGCCACACCGTTGCTCGCCATGCCGGGCCAGATCGACGACGTGGGCAGTGTGCTCAACCTGTGGCATGCCTATCGTGACAAGCGCAACGAGTATGAAAAGCTGCGTCGCCAGGCCTACGCCGAAATGCCAGCGCCTGGCTGGTCGACCCTGTGGGCCGGCAACGACAATGCGCTGCTCAGCATCTTCCGCCACTTCGACAGCGCGTCAGTGACCAAGGGCCTGGTCGGCGATGTGCCGCTGACCCTGTGGCTGTTCGACTACCCGTTGTTCGAACGTACCTATTACCAGTTGGCGGTCAATTTCGATGTCTTCGGCAATGTCTCGCACCAGTTGCAGACGCGGCTGTATTTCGACTTGATCCGCAACGGTGCCGAGGTCAATTTCCTGCGCCTGATGCCGGCGGATGAGCGTGGTGCAATGCTCAGCGACTGGTACCAGAACGGTGGCAAGGTGAAGATGTGGCTCGACTATGAAGACATCGACACCGACACGCCAAGCGGCATCAGGCTCGACCCGCGCGACCCCAAGCGTGACTTCGGCCTCAAGCTGCTGCAACGCACCGGCAGCCTGAATGCCGCACCTGACCCGATCAACCGGTGCCAGGGTGCCTATTGTTCGCGGCCGCAGATGAACGAAGAATTCCGTAACGTCGAGCAGTCGCTCAGCCGCCTGGTATCTCGCCCGGCCGCAGGCCTGAAGGTGATCGATCAGTTACCGGAAGCCACGATGTTGCGCATCGAAGGGCAGGGCGGTCAGCGCCAGGTCTACAGCCTGCTGCGCAACCGTGCCCACAGCAATGTCGCGTTCCTGCTGGGCGAGGCCGCGCGCTACCAGCCGGGGCTCGATACCCTGACCCTGTACCCCGGGGTGCTCAGCAGTTACCCGAACTTCATCTTCAATATCCCGGCGGCGGATGTGCCAGAGTTCGTCGAAGACATGGAACATGCGCGCGATGATCCGGCCAGGTTCGAACGTATCGTCATGCGCTGGGGCGTGCGCCGCAGCCACCCGCAGTTCTGGCGTTACTTCCACGACCTGAGCGCCTATATCAAGGAAACCCAACCGTTGGAAGCCGGGGTGCTGGACATGAACCGCTACGAGAACCTCTGATCGGTTGAGCTGACCTTTCCGGCACACCTGCGGTCGGAAAGGTTGGACGGTCCGGGGCTGCCAGGCAGCCCAACGTGGCCTCAATGCACCAAGGCAATCGCAGGGTGATCCATGCTGTATTCGCTTCAGGCACTGCGGGCGTTCGCCGCCTGGGTGGTGGTCTGCCACCATTTCATGCAGATCTTTTTCGACTTCCATGCCACTGGCCCCGTTGGCCAATTGCTCACTG harbors:
- a CDS encoding fatty acid cis/trans isomerase; the encoded protein is MVHRFLVGALALLLSSVALAQAPQSSAVISYTRDIQPIFTEKCVACHACNDAACQLKLESPEGAVRGATKVPVYQGERSKAVPTTRLFYDAHSEEQWRKKGFYSVLDSQGSQAALMARMLELGHKAPLTPNAKLPDDIVLGLERNNMCPLPHEFDAYAGAHPKEGMPLAVTGLTDKQYQTLQAWLAAGAPVEYQPIQPSAAEAKQIADWEELLNRPGSTEALVGRWLYEHLFLAHIHFVGGEQGHFFQWVRSRTPSGQPVDVIATRRPNDPPGTDFYYRLIPVQGVIVHKTHITYPMGPQKLKRVKQLFYAGDWHASALPGYGPRHRANPFETFEAIPAVARYQFMLDNAEYFVRTFIRGPVCRGQIATDVIRDNFWALFQEPAHDRYITDAAYRGQATPLLAMPGQIDDVGSVLNLWHAYRDKRNEYEKLRRQAYAEMPAPGWSTLWAGNDNALLSIFRHFDSASVTKGLVGDVPLTLWLFDYPLFERTYYQLAVNFDVFGNVSHQLQTRLYFDLIRNGAEVNFLRLMPADERGAMLSDWYQNGGKVKMWLDYEDIDTDTPSGIRLDPRDPKRDFGLKLLQRTGSLNAAPDPINRCQGAYCSRPQMNEEFRNVEQSLSRLVSRPAAGLKVIDQLPEATMLRIEGQGGQRQVYSLLRNRAHSNVAFLLGEAARYQPGLDTLTLYPGVLSSYPNFIFNIPAADVPEFVEDMEHARDDPARFERIVMRWGVRRSHPQFWRYFHDLSAYIKETQPLEAGVLDMNRYENL
- the metH gene encoding methionine synthase codes for the protein MSDRSARLQALQHALNERILILDGGMGTMIQSYRLEEHDYRGTRFADWPSDVKGNNDLLLLSRPDVIAAIEKAYLDAGADILETNTFNATQISQADYGMESLVYELNVEGARIARQVADAKTLETPDKPRFVAGVLGPTSRTCSISPDVNDPGYRNVTFDELVENYIEATRGLIEGGADLILIETIFDTLNAKAAIFAVQQVFEDDGIELPIMISGTITDASGRTLSGQTTEAFWNSVRHAKPISVGLNCALGAKDLRPYLEELSTKADTHVSAHPNAGLPNAFGEYDETPAEMAAVVEEFAASGFLNIIGGCCGTTPGHIQAIAEAVGKYKPRQIPQIAKACRLSGLEPFTIDRQSLFVNVGERTNITGSAKFARLIREENYTEALEVALQQVEAGAQVIDINMDEGMLDSQAAMVRFLNMIAGEPDISRVPIMIDSSKWEVIEAGLKCIQGKGIVNSISMKEGVEQFKHHARLCKRYGAAVVVMAFDEVGQADTAARKKEICQRSYDILVNEVGFPPEDIIFDPNIFAVATGIEEHNNYAVDFIEACAYIRDHLPYALSSGGVSNVSFSFRGNNPVREAIHSVFLFHAIRNGLTMGIVNAGQLEIYDEIPAELRERVEDVVLNRTPEGTDALLAIADDYKGGGATKEVENEAWRSLPVGKRLEHALVKGITAHIVEDTEECRQQCARPIEVIEGPLMSGMNVVGDLFGAGKMFLPQVVKSARVMKQAVAHLIPFIEAEKGDKPEAKGKILMATVKGDVHDIGKNIVGVVLGCNGYDIVDLGVMVPAEKILQTARDEKCDIIGLSGLITPSLDEMVHVAREMQRQGFALPLMIGGATTSKAHTAVKIEPKYSNDAVIYVTDASRAVGVATQLLSKELKPDFVEKTRLDYVDVRERTANRSARTERLSYAQAVAAKPKYDWAAYQPAAPAFTGVKVLDNIDLRTLAEYIDWTPFFISWDLAGKFPRILTDEVVGEAATSLYNDAREMLDKLIDEKLISARAVFGFWPANQVADDDIQVYGDNGQTLATLHHLRQQTIKPDGKPNFSLADFVAPKDSGVTDYMGGFITTAGIGAEEVAKAYQDKGDDYSSIMVKALADRLAEACAEWLHEQVRKEHWGYARDEHLDNEALIKEQYRGIRPAPGYPACPDHTEKATLFRLLDGTAIGETGPSGVFLTEHFAMFPAAAVSGWYFAHPQAQYFAVGKVDKDQIDSYSTRKGQDVSVSERWLAPNLGYDN